The genomic segment GTTCAATGTAAGTAAATTGTTGCAACCCAAAGGAAAACTCTCGATAAAGCGTTATATCGTACACGAGAGAAAACCAAGACCTTATAATAATCGGTTTTTTCTAGACATAAATCTGCGCATCCTCACACCCTGAACCCGTATATGGTCACACACtgcggcttcttcttcttcaacctagcgggatcctggcgctaggccgggaatacggctttcctgctcagtcttctccactttgcctgGTCTTCGGCATTCTTAGGCGTGAtattgttctcttgcatgtccgctTCCACGACGTCCAGACAGCGCCTCTTTGGCCTACCGGGGCAGCGTGACTTAGGGCCTTGGACAATgagattaaggcatctgtttccgatgtaggttgaagaggatttttctcccgcggacgctgtTAAgtgtgcctttccaccagagaggtgttatggatgcgtctgatatccacaatcagcttagtcgaacccgttcccactagAGCTATACTTTGTggaacagtgaacatgattggtggatatcaaacccATCCACGtagcacatctctggtggaaaggtaccttaaagggccagcaacgcgcatgtggaggctctagagtggcaggcgtcataggctaccgtgaCTGCTTATTACCAGGCGGAttgtacccgtatttaccatggtgtggtacctatgaaagaaattacattgctgaaaatGTATGTTTCAATCACTTCccttcatcaaatttatgatttttatcagtttttattttatcaaaatagtgaaaaattgTTATAGTTtcgctaaacatcaacgctataatTTTTTTTGCCGCCCCTTTCCCCATAATTTGATACCagaaacgatttttaaattttaggatttttttccatactaatttttcatacaaattttggcggtcgaaaaaacgcattttgcagaaatatattttagtatgtcataaagacacacacaaagaactaaaaaaaccaaacttcggttctgtgggaattattatgaccccgaACGCTATATCTCCTCCACTAAAACTGGTCTCGCCGGAAaatcagcgctgacccctgggtcagcatttatgctgaggcgggaccattttgtGGTAAACCCGAGttacttttttcaaaatttcatattatataattgtgtttaccattgaataatagttatttgttatacaagggggcaaagttgtattttaacgccgagtgtggaattgaaaaacgagcaagtgaaaggattctatagttgaaccacgagcgaagccagtggttcgagaatagaatcctgaacttgcgagttttttaacacacgagaagtaaaatacatttgcacccgagtgtacacaaaacttttcccctcactatagcgaggaaactacaacgcaaaaaaatgcgtttatcactgcttccagtagttccacaggtggtaaatcatcttaattactagattcacctacttttatcaattttaaagtagttaatttgactttattcaaggtcaaattactttacccactagtggataaaatgcgtttttacccgctggtattaacccttaaatgcatggtgatgtatatatgcatcatatatttaatggcccgtggctcgatatgcagctgtccaaaatcacatttattacttaattattattcattatttattgttatttaatatacaattaaataaataaaataatataatgatttactatttattatttaaggattaagatgaaatggcggaaaagtgtgaaaaaacaggacgatgacgatttttagtatgtgatttagactgattttttcggagttagtaattagtttatgtttaaacattttatcataaaggtttaacaaatagtgtacctttttaatagtagtaattttttttaaataaaacttaccaattacgatatatttatataaataagatttggcctatttaacttcgaacactgatttagtataaaaatcgttctttaatattttttttattatttttcccagagtcagaaaaccattgtctatcacatatatcaatatctcgttaaaagaaaaattcatgcatttaagggttaaagaacaaaacacgtgtttccgagctagtgaggggaaaattataaGGCCGTCTAAACgaacattattatatttttcccgggatacttactttttaacttaatttatctttttttatttatataaaatcctGAATCAACGTGTGGTAGCCTagtctttttacaagcttttattcaacttgccttgatagtatgttagtgtgcgtcaaaacgtagaagcaaaatttgacccacttcccggtttccgatagagttgaaattttgcacacatatgtaaatcacgtgacaatgcaatattatggtatcatggagctgatctgatgatggagcagaaaggtggtcatagaaactctgttatgaaacgtcgtatccccagtAAGGGGcttttagaaacatctcggagagcagtagatgactgtgaaagaaaggtacagtcggcgataaaagcttgagccaaaaatgattttttgcaaaaaaaacttatttataatcaTGCAGTAAACTAGGTTCATTATCCgagttgtatttttttcttttttcttttaaggAAGCCACTAAAGTGATGGCTTGGCTGAGGGGAGTTGACGAAGACCACAAAGATGTAGAGCGAGACATTTctattttacaaaaagaaatTATGGCATCGGAAAACTTTACAGAAATCACATGGATGACTATCCGTAAGTATTAAGGATACCCACGCTGGAACagaacagggtacgtagccgaatggcacaaacgctcacgaaacgaagcgctcgtagatatctatctccatcgctcttgcgtattagcgcgacagagccagactactttctgcagcgtttcgatttcgtttcgcgtcacagaaatgccattcggctacggcaccaggacaGAGAAAGTTAGGCTGCACCGTgtatacaatatgtatatcaatgttAGATCTAAATCTAAAGTTGACATTGTGTCCATAGGTAAACcctttcaaatttttaatttcagtatCTGACAAAGCTTCACGGAGAGCTCTTGGGTTGAGCTTCCTTTGTGTGACTCTGCTGGACATGGGAGGCAATTATGGCATTGTCGCTTATGCATCAGTCATCTTACAACAAGCGGGGGTGACATTTTCTCCGGAGTTACAAGCACTAGGTATCACTTCCCATTCTCATGATGTTCGGGTCTTTACTATCGGCAATTACTATTGAAAAATTCGGAAGAAAGGTAATTTTCGCAATAACTCAAAGATGACTTATGCTAAACCAGGCCGGGGCTGGACATCCAACACTTTGTTTTGATATGGCGAAATGACGGCAAATAATGCTTTATATGTGGGGAATAATTTTTGTTTAACTGGACGTTCCATAATATTGACCAGTGCGAACgaaaaattccaatattgaacagcgagcgtagcgagtgattCAAAATGTGCAATATTGagcgtatatatatatataccttattaagtacttaataatacttaattaccaactgttacatttttttttgttaatttctaGCCTTTAATAATGGCTAGTGCCGCTTTCACCGGAGCCCCCCTGGCTGTGTTGGGAGCGATGTTGCTGGTGGTAAAGAACGGAGGAACCATGCCACCATGGGTACCGGTCACGTGTATTGGGATCTGCTTGTACGCTGCCGGGCAGATGATGTCTCTGCCATCTATAGTCATCTCGGAAGTATTTAGTGTACAGGTAGATAACAAAATTAATACTTTACAAATAggcattttttttcttatattcaTGCCCATTGCCCTGCCTATTAGTGAAGTAActtttaagtaagtacctactcatgAGAGCATGAATACTGTTTTCAAAGTTATTTCATAAATGCGAACTACTGACAGTAAGTATTAGATAGGTAACCATTATAAACagataataaaataaggtaACCTCTCCTTTCCGGAGTATCCACGCGCGCCTTTATCAAAAAACTTGATTAGACCTTAAATTAGCAAAATTTGCGGAAGGTCGTGAGAAAGGCTACCCGAAGCTCAATAACCGTGACCATTTTGATTCAGAAAAAAATTGGTCAAAGGTAATGTTCCTCTTCATCCTGATTACCGTTGCCAATTTAAGAGCTTTAACATCGTTATGCAGCAGCCATGGTaagaatttttatttatttatttatttaggtaccttTAAGATTACCACAATCCCACAGATTACTATTTTTTAACCGGACTATATCTATGATATTCACAGTTGATTGAAAATAACAGTAACGTATACAGGCTGTAATATAAATATCGTCATGTGAGTTACCTCGAAATCTGTTCCTgattcataaatatttaaattaatccttttattttgttttagacGAGAACTAAAGTTTTCGGCCTCCTTTCAACCTACGGCTGGTCTCTCGCTGGGCTTCAAACGATTCTATTCCCCCCGATCACAGAACATTTCGGCATGCACACTATATTCTTAACTTTCGCCGTAGTCAATGCAATAGGAATTGTTATTTGTGCAATTATCATGCCAGAAACTAAAGGCAAGACTCTAACGGAGATCAATGAACTAATATTAGGCAGAAGAAAATGAACTTGAGTATCACAATAAGTTCAATTTCACCCTAGATCCCGTAAATGTTATTAGGTTGCAACAGGGACGCAGCAAGCAAGCCAGAGTATACCTAAAAGGTATGAATGGAGTCTGTTTTCAACTTTGTGAGTTTTATGTACCTATTGATCATACTGTGCAAGTCGCGGCTtggccaggggcggctcactccgcgattctattaccgcgctacaagtacaccctggcggccgcgagttcgcggcctactcaggggtggcgcgcgttctcatgGAATGAACGTTCGCTCTTTCTATTGTTACtgtacgtcgcgaggtttttgtaagcgatgtccgcgtgtggaatgctaatatatttagttaaatagacatattgaataaaataaatatcataggacattcttacacagatctactacctactgattaagtcccacggaaaagttcaataaggcttgtgatgttggaacttgaacaaaatatataaatacagtatatatacctagaaagtacccaagacttgaatataatagtataacattttatgtgagtattaattcgtttgaatccattggtaaccctatcaccggacgctgcgcacgtgcggctcgtttctttgtaagaattttgtaggtatttaaaaaggcggcatttcgtgaacatcaaagcagtgggctttctgtacttgtactattatatattctgtggcttgGCTAAGCGTCAATCAAAGGGATTTTGACGCCAATAAATCGGAACGATTCGTAGCTCGTATATTTAGTATGTCCTTATGATAGTGGTgggtaaatttaatttaattgggGGCCGAAAtatgaaggaattttagaggcGGGCCAGATTTAGACACATAATGCATTATGCATTGCACTATTTTGTCACACACTATTTTTAAGGGCCGTTGGCGAACCGGGTACAATCCCTTCGCGGGTCGGACATGGCCCGCGGGTTATACTTTGACTTCATCGATTGCATTTCCTGTAACATTTCTGTCACAAATAACTGAATAAAAATTGTTTGATATTTCCTCTGAAGGTATGGTATCAGGTAGGATTAATAAAgcatagtcaaattttattaagACGTGTTtccttttgtaaataaatacctaggtagttattattttctggtCTGCTTTTTATGTACAGTTGGTAGTTTGGTACATTACGAATAAAGaggccataaagaatgcacgtcggtctttggaaagagacaatgtcacgtaagcaagaaagagactacgaagacgaaaaaccactgtgcattctttatggccgtttacttGTACTGTTTTGGTCATTAAACACGAGGCGGTATACCAATTAtaccatatccatactaatattataaatccatactaatccatactatccatacttattattaattatccatTCCATACTTTcaatactatactatactactatacttaatattataaatgcgaaagtaactctgtctgtctgtctgttacgctttcccgcttaaaccacgcaaccgattttgatgaaatttggaacagacaatctttagaccctgagacagaacataggctactttttatttcgaaaaaaagggatgaaggggttgaaaaagaggttgaaagtttgtatgggatttcttaattttaaatgataaaaccatgaaactttatattttagcacttgataagaaatcattgaacatcttgataacggatagggatagggatagggatagggatagggatagggatcgcgTTGGgatgtacaaagcgcgagaacttaaaggatagggatagggatagggatagcgatagagatagcgatagggatagcgatagcgatagcgatagcgatagcgatagcgatagcgatagcgatagcgatagcgatagcgatagcgatagcgatacggatacggatacggataatatgggtatcgttagagggatacggataatcggtcggcggtctcttacaatcaatgtgctctaagacgatcgttgtttgcttgcttgaagattacgtttgcgataagtataagcaaaatgtaaaaaaaattaagggataatagaaaaaagtactttttacccaccgatcgatcatagtgtcgaaatacgggctatgtgggatgttgtttataaaggtttccccagcgtatatagaattacctacgctgtggtcgatgtgtaatatttctacaatcattgcaagcaaaagtattatgtgtcacaccaaatttcaatCACTGTGAaatatgtgcaatcgaaataatcgcagataaatatacctacagagaatcctaaggatccaaatgaaaatcttaatgaatacttttattacgcgggcgaagccgcgggtaaaagctagtattattataTACTCTTTGCGGTACACTTACTGTGCGTGCGAGCTAAGTGAGCGCGCATAAGAGAGCCGATATGTGTAACGATTAATGCACACATGTTTTATACGACACAATTGTGAGGAAAGAGCaaaatttatcaataaatgaaCTTTTAACTGCTAGTCAGTACAATTTCAAAATAGAGACTTACTTTACAGTTTTTACATTGAATATGTAATTGCACGAAATGTGCTGAGCTTGTATGTGTGCTCATTCGCCAGTTCATTGAAGaaaactaaaaacaatttaaagaaaactccGCTTTGCTCACAGTTTTTGTTGGATTTCCATTATATTCAAAGATTAATATGCCACATGCCACCAAATAATTTTTATACTCAATTTCAATGGAAAATGTCCACATCCACAGAAATATTACATAAAGAATGATAGTTTCCATACAACTCATCGGCCAATAATGAAGCCAAAACCCGATCGATGTGTGCGTGGAACGCTCCTGTTTTAATTAATCTGAGTCTACATCTACTTACAATAGGTACACACAGCTTCAGTCTCTGTTTATATTTTTCACCTAATCAAATTAatgttaggtacctattttattttcaacACTTGACTTTGACAATTTTTAAAACTCAAGCTTCTTAAGAAAGATTATCAAAATTAAACAAACGAATAAAATGGAAAATGGcgcgttattttttttatgcacGAACTGTGGCCTGTTTCACCACAGCGACAATTGTCGCTCGACAGTGAAGCCTTTGATCTCCCGATGGCAAGCGAATGGGTAGATCTAATTGACCCTTTACGAACCCTTGGCTTGTAAATGTCTGTAGAGCCCTAATTAGATTTTgacataaattattttgatgtgGCAAGAAATCCGTGGTTGTTACACGTCAAACGACGATTTCCAATAAAATGTTCTCCGATTTATtactataactggataaatgaaataaataaagcttGTAAATAGTACTATAAATAATTTGTACGGCACTCATATGCTTATGTGAAAAAGTTTAAACATTGCTAAGTCCGCTAAATGAATTAGACTAGTGACCCTTATCAGACAAAATGGGTAAGTAATCATATTGTCgtaaaaagtaattttatttcttaaataGCCGGTGCTGTGTGATAAGTTTAATTGTGCTTTTCAGGTGGTTTATTTAGTTACTTCAGAGGGTTGCTAGGGGCGCGAGAAATGCGTATTTTGATCCTTGGACTGGACGGCGCCGGGAAGACGACAATCCTATACAAATTGCAAGTGGGTGAGGTGGTCACTACCATACCCACCATCGGGTTCAACGTAGAACAGGTCACGTACAAAAACCTCAAGTTCCAAGTGTGGGATCTCGGAGGACAGACCAGTATTAGGTAAGGATTGAAAGGACTGACatgttaattaataaaataggttatgttttttgttttataatttgACTGTGCCTTAAATACACTTCAATAATAGTTTTTAGTTTAATACTGAACCTTAAGCAAtagtttttattctattttggCATGTACTTCTACctaaacagtaaaaaaaatctctttcatgtaataaaaatatatattttctttatcaGTAGCATTTCCTGTTAATGGTTAATGACAAGTATTTTGTAAAACCTATAATACCAAGATAAGATGCAAGACTGGAAAGTTATCCATAAGTTGGCAACAAATATTAGTGATGAAAACACAAATAACTACCAAGCGGAGACAGAAGATATGTTATCATGGTTTAAACCTGGAATTTCCTGCTTTGTAGGCATACATTTACAGCCCCATTCTGAATTGTAAACCTTGCACTTATAGGCCTTACAGCCTTGAAACTCGGACTGACTGAAATACAATGACATGGTCGTACATTtccataaaaatacaaaagaacaGGTCACGTACAAAAACCTCAAGTTCCAAGTGTGGGATCTCGGAGGACAGACCAGTATTAGGTAAGGATTGAAAGGACTGACatgttaattaataaaataggttatgttttttgttttataatttgACTGTGCCTTAAATACACTTCAATAATAGTTATTAGTTTAATACTGAACCTTAAGCAAtagtttttattctattttggCATGTACTTATACctaaacagtaaaaaaaatctctttcatgtaataaaaatatatattttctttatcaGTAGCATTTCCTGTTAATGGTTAATGACAAGTATTTTGTAAAACCTATAATACCAAGATAAGATGCAAGACTGGAAAGTTATCCATAAGTTGGCAACAAATATTAGTGATGAAAACACAAATAACTACCAAGCGGAGACAGAAGATATGTTATCATGGTTTAAACCTGGAATTTCCTGCTTTGTAGGCATACATTTACAGCCCCATTCTGAATTGTAAACCTTGCACTTATAGGCCTTACAGCCTTGAAACTCGGACTGACTGAAATACAATGACATGGTCGTACATTtccataaaaatacaaaagaaaatCTTTTCACAGTACACCTGTAAGTTGTATTTTTTGTTCCAGGCCCTACTGGCGATGTTACTATGGCAACACAGATGCTATAATTTATGTTGTAGACTCTGCAGACAGAGACAGAATAGGGATATCAAAAGATGAATTGGTTCATATGTTAAGAGTaagtaatgtaattttttttgtgtagTCACTAGTCTATTCTGAGCTGTTACTTGATTTTAAGTAACTCTTCTCCCTACAAACATTTTCCTTTCCTTGTATAGATTCGGGTTCTGTCTATAACACAAATCAATCTTCATACCTACTTTACTGAAGACCCTA from the Leguminivora glycinivorella isolate SPB_JAAS2020 chromosome 8, LegGlyc_1.1, whole genome shotgun sequence genome contains:
- the LOC125229005 gene encoding ADP-ribosylation factor-like protein 1 isoform X1; the encoded protein is MGGLFSYFRGLLGAREMRILILGLDGAGKTTILYKLQVGEVVTTIPTIGFNVEQVTYKNLKFQVWDLGGQTSIRPYWRCYYGNTDAIIYVVDSADRDRIGISKDELVHMLREEELANAILVVLANKQDMAGCLTVAEVHQALGLDALRDRTFQIFKTSAVRGEGLDQAMDWLSSALQARK
- the LOC125229005 gene encoding ADP-ribosylation factor-like protein 1 isoform X2 codes for the protein MGGLFSYFRGLLGAREMRILILGLDGAGKTTILYKLQVGEVVTTIPTIGFNVEQVTYKNLKFQVWDLGGQTSIRPYWRCYYGNTDAIIYVVDSADRDRIGISKDELVHMLREEELANAILVVLANKQDMAGCLTVAEVHQALGLDALRDRTFQIFKTSAVRGEGLDQAMDWLSSALQARK